A genome region from Babesia bigemina genome assembly Bbig001, chromosome : I includes the following:
- a CDS encoding phosphate transporter, putative encodes MDVSHPELLWIVITSGIVSGFLALAIGANDVANAFSTSVGSGSLKLRGAISIAVVFEILGAILLGGSVTDAIRTKVLNFGAFKDAPQDLAMGMMCATASAAIWLLFATLSGMPVSTTHSIIGALAGFGVASGRVNSVRWMQMFYIMLSWIGVPLLAVAVSCTMYLLLQEAILKRKKSYKVLYCSLWLLLAITAIPLVVFLAFETPIMKVKAEEGLLHDYQQWFNASNGNKAAVVVIIMTCFLAITVPFVYICGSMRNKAGWSFLENQNDTNKELGVKRNSPSRQISSEGRSHSMELKVGRSKLEIVDISNIGTSRSAYETLLQSAIDDEERTQQVVENAKQTDNHKTEVMFSAMQVIGAVTVIISHSANDTANAVAPFATVLMLYMHGVEKSNDFTPWYILLAGGLCMACGLALFGYKVIKTVGLKLTRVTPSRGYTIDTTAGSIVLILSQLGIPLSSTHSTVSSILGVGLVENLKTQELHDEVPVIELKPPSHKIWAKFPILKRITTNGVNLMLYRKIFVTWITTIFCSGIMSAIIYIVVIFCHKLISGRDGTPPM; translated from the coding sequence ATGGATGTCTCGCATCCGGAGCTGCTGTGGATCGTCATCACTTCGGGTATAGTGAGCGGATTCTTGGCATTGGCAATTGGCGCAAACGATGTTGCTAATGCGTTCTCTACGTCTGTGGGAAGTGGCTCGCTAAAACTTCGCGGCGCTATTTCTATTGCAGTTGTCTTTGAGATTCTTGGTGCCATTCTACTGGGAGGGTCTGTCACCGACGCTATACGGACAAAGGTGCTGAACTTCGGTGCGTTCAAAGATGCTCCCCAGGATCTGGCAATGGGTATGATGTGCGCAACCGCCAGTGCAGCGATTTGGTTGTTATTTGCCACCTTGTCAGGGATGCCTGTCTCTACGACACACTCTATTATTGGGGCTCTCGCAGGGTTCGGCGTAGCTTCAGGTCGTGTGAATAGCGTTAGGTGGATGCAAATGTTCTACATCATGCTTTCATGGATCGGTGTGCCCCTGCTTGCTGTTGCAGTCAGCTGCACTATGTACCTGTTGCTGCAAGAAGCTATACTGAAGAGGAAGAAATCATACAAGGTACTGTATTGTTCGCTCTGGCTTCTGCTCGCCATCACGGCGATCCCGCTAGTTGTATTTTTGGCGTTCGAAACACCGATCATGAAGGTTAAGGCCGAAGAGGGGCTATTGCATGATTACCAACAATGGTTCAATGCATCTAACGGCAATAAAGCCGCCGTTGTTGTCATAATAATGACTTGTTTCCTTGCGATAACAGTCCCGTTTGTATATATCTGTGGATCCATGCGAAATAAAGCTGGGTGGTCATTTCTGGAAAATCAGAATGACACAAACAAAGAATTGGGAGTGAAACGCAACTCACCATCAAGGCAAATATCTTCAGAAGGAAGGTCTCATTCGATGGAACTGAAAGTAGGAAGAAGCAAACTTGAGATCGTCGATATATCAAACATTGGTACCTCGCGGTCTGCCTACGAAACGTTGTTACAAAGCGCTATAGATGATGAGGAAAGAACTCAACAAGTTGTGGAAAATGCAAAGCAAACGGATAACCATAAGACTGAGGTCATGTTCTCAGCGATGCAAGTTATAGGTGCCGTCACCGTCATCATATCCCACAGTGCAAACGACACGGCGAACGCTGTGGCGCCATTCGCGACTGTGTTGATGCTATATATGCATGGGGTGGAAAAGAGCAACGATTTTACGCCGTGGTACATTCTGCTTGCTGGGGGCCTATGTATGGCCTGTGGCCTCGCGCTGTTCGGATACAAGGTAATCAAAACTGTGGGACTGAAACTTACTCGGGTGACCCCCTCGAGGGGTTACACGATCGACACGACGGCAGGCAGCATCGTGCTCATTCTCAGCCAGTTGGGAATACCACTGAGCTCTACGCATTCCACTGTTTCGAGCATACTAGGGGTAGGACTTGTGGAAAACCTGAAGACACAGGAGCTCCACGACGAAGTACCAGTAATTGAGCTGAAGCCTCCGTCACATAAGATTTGGGCGAAGTTCCCTATTCTCAAACGCATTACTACAAATGGCGTTAACTTGATGTTGTACCGAAAAATTTTCGTTACTTGGATCACAACGATATTCTGCAGTGGCATAATGTCGGCGATCATCTACATCGTGGTGATATTCTGCCATAAGCTCATTTCCGGTAGAGATGGCACACCACCAATGTAA
- a CDS encoding cyclic nucleotide-binding domain containing protein, putative, which produces MSLTGKCACVEKLSQLHATVLSDLHPCKEQVYEARVSQLQSTIDTLQLRNADLCTQLADIRSRIAADPFLSSKFQCVTEKSSEEPSRIYGVNLDPTSSPADVYRQLCVLADRNRDLESRLFTEQAISMSWKHKINSLEQRLKEQLDDLVYITRDVTCMKDVDCAGKRSDRREALTKEALELLKLARLRIDGDRTRMEMYANRIADLERELLEHRLKASDAASQLDHSSAAAAISQRQADITGGRPASTYPLRHAAQPDSCVAFGTSALMRELEMSKGSLRHGVWNNVDGGCNVELSQSELLSHSASASQEDDRRKLIRLYSDILTLIRKNNVQAIPPVTQMRSMLRTGSQVDRNSESGTGETPINNFPIPPHKVDEDRIDKAVAKNHDYHITPGDLACMPSVSVVKREDDASRTVRAQPSAASNTDESAFSLEERLISTSKTLPRNESENSDPADDSRQGDTLLLSSESATETQSARFTDVNTQMDDSPSSDDTVMLSSSSMDNGSPVSSDTCDGSHHDGSAPDDVSMAIGVTNCESNQSVKIPDDISEDLASSSARLGSSDTSISNPRADGEVKSSHLGSRLSSVEHVADKFDHPSPAVEVTSKICTMTPEPVNGTASVSGTPRSSSASSLHDNTKPAESGVLAGSDSPLESRFSDSPSSLGKGSPDVSSQILRGHESKSVEFNGIDIPLSELPSYEFGTACENSMEDQTMRRGDTLSVNGLKSFVSAQKREMLDALLLLLQGVPVLNELSEERLRGLLPYFKLQSYSPRAAIILAGEQPRCFYILASGMVSAYSYESFDKPNRLLRRYLNADYFGELSLINNRTCTSYIIAEGHVTVHAMEGQDFVEQLSDLFPKFMERAMAEYDKSNWRSTVSPSPRVNRKAVEDLPDITTFISNVPIISTASHMDSFISSFAYRKFGAKEVIATSLTSLPYLYVVYRGSVAVQLRESESAEVSEFAVLDPMSFIGGVCFVDPHVQWLSSASLVATSETILLFVEADTLEMQPENWKTHVRTYQEQFFVDKMVERKLLQGVEKLSAPPKEITHSGSLSDALISSDSGGFSDGLNENSSITSDRSPQSLHAMGDMSPGQASSSAVSTVKEEDECSDLMDSVLPSPKSSVTSDDLSSVSSQMLEDTSAVVRTGSYKLLNIQRSPVNDVKSGVTPGTTTALIKGVEKKASNFTAYTPPTGHETSISSPVKDISRDIDKNPIAEDDCRSLISESDQFRESDRSESLASDCMVSDRNVDNKLNTEDNTDERDVDANATPRSFARKMKRAPTGIFKNDRKTAQQTLNKAPRGTVGSTTELPATYRSSVGDTELRDSSIDSMIDETDGLSDDTSFDSDLSDLPSSSFSDCSSVTPKNYDENTVNASKDLLIATLKCKCTSLGAAFTFMDANNCGVVFRQRFYDAIEELGIASIESSELPYLFDLLRENDREVMTVASLYRNSGERVSTAQEFCTRLKHVHGSSRVAFEKHFGPLKMSSTCAEADFLILAMNVGVEEDDARKIFKTLDICGNSYVTILTMLKLMRGDWTLDVALEKEQAAVSSYNQIVGYWQNDDYESFRKEFSNPYICVFDILEYGVDVSQVDCGWEEVTSLAIDSSTKSHYVDTLIIPTLETHSYFRQLSPIQIRFVASLFVESRSKTGTVIFSQGDDDFPLYIVLSGQVHSTYITYLYTESTSTDVIVGSLLEFDCFISGQQSPCTYKVGSIGPAVLASIAKAMFREAVQPIIDVRSKRVPVISTFLSKVPCLEGLDPEVIDRIACASVVRKRKNHETIIREGDSTEWMYIIFDGSVDIKVSSAANQIADSVTSTGLLGAEEVAFSLPSYVSTAIANSSTVLLIGWLASSFATAFGDAAERIREASREASLVRSNSLKTPDQQSQRLLSKSTKTVSFSINRTKNA; this is translated from the exons ATGTCTCTCACCGGCAAGTGTGCTTGCGTTGAGAAGCTATCGCAGCTTCACGCGACGGTACTCAGTGATCTTCATCCTTGCAAAGAACAGGTCTATGAAGCGCGTGTGTCACAGTTGCAAAGTACGATAGACACATTGCAATTAAG GAATGCCGATCTCTGCACACAGCTGGCCGATATACGCTCTAGAATAGCCGCTGACCCTTTTCTGAGCTCCAAGTTTCAATGTGTGACGGAGAAATCGAGTGAAGAGCCGTCACGCATCTACGGTGTTAACTTGGATCCCACGTCGAGTCCCGCTGATGTCTATCGCCAACTCTGTGTTTTAGCG GATCGTAATCGTGATCTCGAGAGCCGCCTGTTTACCGAGCAGGCCATCTCTATGTCATGGAAGCACAAAATAAACAGCCTAGAGCAGCGTCTGAAGGAACAACTCGACGACTTAGTATATATAACTAGGGATGTTACGTGTATGAAAGATGTTGATTGTGCGGGGAAACGTTCAGATCGGCGCGAAGCTCTCACGAAGGAGGCGCTCGAACTGCTAAAGCTTGCCCGTTTGCGCATAGACGGAGACCGGACTC GAATGGAGATGTACGCTAATCGCATTGCGGATCTAGAGAGAGAGCTACTAGAACATAGGCTCAAAGCCTCGGATGCTGCAAGCCAACTG GACCACTCTTcagctgccgccgccataTCGCAACGTCAAGCGGATATAACAGGAGGAAGGCCGGCGTCGACGTACCCACTCCGGCATGCAGCACAACCTGACAGTTGCGTCGCATTTGGAACTAGCGCGTTAATGCGCGAATTGGAAATGTCCAAGGGCTCACTCAGACACGGTGTGTGGAATAATGTCGATGGCGGATGCAATGTGGAATTATCGCAAAGCGAGTTACTTTCTCATTCTGCTTCTGCCTCGCAAGAAGACGACCGTAGAAAGCTCATTCGACTTTACAGTGACATATTGACACTCATACGGAAGAATAATGTGCAGGCAATTCCTCCAGTGACCCAGATGAGATCTATGCTTAGGACGGGGTCACAGGTAGATCGTAATAGCGAATCGGGGACAGGGGAAACGCCAATCAATAACTTTCCTATACCACCCCATAAAGTAGATGAAGACCGCATAGATAAAGCCGTCGCTAAAAATCATGACTATCATATCACCCCTGGCGACCTTGCTTGCATGCCTAGCGTGTCTGTGGTCAAGCGTGAAGATGATGCATCGAGAACTGTTCGTGCACAGCCGAGTGCAGCGTCTAATACAGATGAATCTGCATTTTCCTTAGAAGAACGTCTGATTTCGACCTCAAAGACTTTGCCAAGGAATGAAAGCGAAAATTCCGATCCCGCCGACGATTCACGCCAGGGTGACACACTTCTTCTCTCATCAGAATCGGCAACTGAAACTCAGAGCGCCAGATTTACAGATGTAAACACACAGATGGATGATTCGCCTtccagcgatgacacggttaTGCTGTCTTCCAGTTCGATGGACAACGGTTCGCCTGTATCCAGCGACACTTGTGATGGTTCACACCATGACGGCTCAGCTCCCGACGACGTGTCTATGGCCATAGGCGTCACCAATTGTGAATCGAATCAATCTGTGAAGATTCCAGATGATATATCTGAGGACTTGGcttcgtcatctgccaggTTGGGCAGCAGTGACACTTCCATCTCAAATCCACGTGCGGATGGGGAAGTCAAGTCAAGTCATTTAGGTTCCCGGTTGTCATCGGTTGAACATGTCGCTGACAAGTTTGACCATCCTTCACCTGCGGTTGAAGTCACGAGCAAAATTTGCACCATGACCCCCGAGCCAGTTAATGGTACCGCCAGCGTTTCGGGCACTCCTCGAAGTTCCAGTgcctcatcgctgcacgaTAACACAAAACCCGCGGAATCTGGGGTGTTGGCGGGGTCTGATAGCCCATTAGAGTCACGTTTCTCGGATTCGCCGTCGTCTCTAGGTAAGGGGTCGCCAGATGTATCATCGCAAATCTTGCGGGGCCATGAGAGCAAATCCGTAGAATTCAATGGTATAGATATACCTCTAAGTGAGCTTCCAAGTTATGAATTCGGCACTGCGTGTGAAAATTCTATGGAGGATCAAACCATGAGAAGAGGCGATACCCTTTCCGTGAATGGTTTGAAATCGTTCGTGAGCGCACAGAAACGTGAGATGTTGGATGCGTTGCTTCTGTTGCTGCAAGGCGTGCCAGTGTTGAATGAGCTATCTGAAGAACGGCTACGAGGTCTGCTACCATATTTCAAACTCCAATCTTATTCTCCTCGTGCTGCAATTATCCTTGCTGGTGAGCAACCGCGTTGTTTTTATATCCTCGCGTCTGGTATGGTGTCTGCATATTCGTATGAGAGTTTCGACAAGCCTAATCGCTTACTGCGCCGGTATTTGAACGCGGACTATTTCGGAGAGCTTTCATTGATTAACAATCGAACGTGTACCTCCTACATCATAGCTGAGGGCCATGTCACCGTTCATGCCATGGAGGGCCAGGATTTTGTTGAGCAGTTATCGGATTTGTTTCCCAAGTTCATGGAGCGTGCCATGGCGGAATATGACAAGTCAAACTGGCGTTCAACTGTTTCTCCCAGCCCACGCGTTAACCGAAAGGCCGTCGAGGACCTACCCGACATAACGACATTCATAAGCAATGTGCCGATAATATCAACGGCCTCTCATATGGATTCATTCATCAGCTCGTTTGCTTATAGAAAGTTTGGGGCCAAGGAGGTTATTGCCACTTCGCTGACCTCGCTGCCATACTTGTACGTTGTCTATCGCGGCAGTGTGGCTGTTCAGTTGCGAGAGTCTGAGAGCGCGGAAGTAAGCGAGTTTGCAGTGCTAGACCCTATGTCATTCATTGGAGGTGTATGTTTCGTCGATCCACACGTACAATGGCTGAGTTCGGCATCCCTCGTTGCAACCAGCGAGACAATTTTATTGTTCGTGGAGGCTGACACATTAGAGATGCAACCAGAAAACTGGAAAACTCACGTGCGTACGTACCAGGAGCAATTTTTCGTCGACAAGATGGTTGAAcgcaagctgctgcagggcGTGGAGAAATTGTCTGCACCACCCAAGGAAATTACACACTCTGGGTCACTATCGGATGCGTTGATTAGTTCTGACAGTGGAGGCTTTAGCGACGGGTTAAACGAGAACAGCAGCATAACATCGGATAGGTCGCCTCAGTCGCTCCATGCGATGGGGGACATGTCGCCAGGCCAAGCGTCTTCATCTGCAGTTTCAACGGTTAAGGAAGAGGATGAATGCAGTGATTTAATGGATTCGGTGTTGCCATCGCCAAAATCATCTGTGACATCTGACGACCTTTCGTCGGTTTCGAGCCAGATGCTGGAAGACACGTCTGCTGTTGTGCGCACAGGTTCATATAAGCTGTTGAATATACAGCGATCGCCAGTTAACGACGTAAAGAGCGGCGTCACTCCGGGGACCACCACCGCTCTTATTAAGGGTGTGGAGAAGAAAGCTTCCAACTTCACTGCATATACCCCCCCTACTGGACATGAAACCAGTATATCTTCACCTGTTAAAGATATAAGCCGAGATATTGACAAGAATCCGATCGCCGAGGACGATTGCCGTAGTCTGATAAGTGAATCTGACCAGTTTCGAGAAAGCGATCGCAGCGAGTCGCTTGCGTCCGATTGCATGGTTTCGGATCGCAATGTTGATAATAAGCTTAACACGGAGGATAATACAGATGAACGGGATGTTGATGCAAACGCGACGCCACGTAGTTTTGCTCGCAAAATGAAGCGCGCACCAACTGGTATATTCAAAAACGATCGGAAAACTGCGCAACAAACCTTAAACAAAGCTCCGCGAGGCACCGTAGGGTCAACTACTGAGTTACCTGCAACATACAGAAGCAGTGTGGGTGATACCGAGTTGCGTGATTCCTCCATAGATAGCATGATCGACGAAACCGACGGGCTATCTGATGATACCTCATTTGATTCTGATCTATCTGATCTTCCCTCCTCCTCGTTTTCAGATTGCAGTAGCGTTACGCCGAAGAACTACGACGAGAATACAGTAAATGCGTCAAAGGATTTGTTAATTGCCACCCTAAAGTGCAAGTGTACATCTTTGGGCGCTGCTTTCACTTTCATGGATGCCAATAACTGCGGCGTGGTTTTCCGGCAACGTTTTTACGATGCGATTGAGGAACTCGGCATTGCATCAATTGAGTCCTCCGAGTTACCATATTTGTTCGATTTGCTGAGGGAGAATGATCGTGAGGTCATGACAGTGGCATCACTCTACCGCAACAGTGGTGAGCGCGTTAGTACAGCCCAGGAATTCTGCACACGTTTAAAACATGTCCACGGAAGTTCTCGCGTCGCCTTTGAAAAACATTTCGGGCCGCTGAAAATGAGCTCAACTTGTGCCGAAGCTGACTTCCTGATATTGGCCATGAACGTGGGAGTGGAGGAGGACGATGCACGAAAAATCTTCAAGACGTTGGACATATGTGGGAATAGCTACGTTACAATACTAACCATGCTAAAGCTGATGCGTGGGGATTGGACCTTAGATGTCGCGTTAGAGAAGGAGcaagctgctgtgtccagcTACAACCAAATCGTTGGCTACTGGCAGAATGATGATTATGAGTCGTTTCGTAAAGAATTTTCCAACCCTTATATATGCGTGTTCGACATTCTGGAATATGGCGTGGACGTGTCGCAGGTGGATTGCGGATGGGAGGAAGTTACGTCGCTGGCTATTGACTCGTCAACCAAATCGCATTATGTGGACACTCTCATAATTCCCACTTTGGAAACTCACTCCTATTTCAGGCAGCTTTCGCCAATCCAGATAAGGTTCGTAGCATCTCTGTTCGTTGAGTCTCGAAGTAAGACGGGCACTGTGATATTCTCTCAGGGCGATGACGATTTCCCCTTGTATATCGTCCTGTCGGGCCAGGTGCACTCCACATATATAACCTACCTCTACACTGAGTCTACGTCGACGGACGTAATTGTTGGCAGCTTGTTAGAATTCGATTGCTTTATATCGGGCCAGCAATCGCCCTGTACGTACAAGGTTGGATCTATTGGCCCCGCAGTTCTGGCGTCCATTGCGAAAGCTATGTTTAGAGAGGCCGTGCAACCTATCATCGACGTGAGGTCAAAGCGGGTACCTGTGATTTCCACGTTTTTAAGTAAGGTGCCTTGCCTTGAGGGACTAGACCCCGAGGTCATAGACCGCATTGCGTGCGCGAGCGTTGTACGCAAAAGGAAAAACCACGAAACGATCATTCGTGAAGGCGACTCTACAGAGTGGATGTACATCATATTTGACGGTTCAGTGGACATAAAGGTGTCCAGCGCTGCTAATCAAATCGCTGATTCTGTGACGTCCACAGGTCTTCTTGGTGCTGAGGAGGTGGCTTTTTCTCTCCCGAGCTACGTGAGTACAGCTATAGCTAATTCGTCGACAGTGTTACTCATTGGGTGGCTGGCGTCCTCCTTTGCGACAGCATTCGGGGATGCCGCCGAGCGCATACGCGAAGCCTCCCGCGAGGCATCTCTAGTGCGCTCCAACTCGCTGAAAACGCCCGATCAGCAATCGCAGAGGCTACTTTCGAAGTCCACAAAAACAGTATCGTTCTCTATCAACAGAACTAAAAACGCTTAA
- a CDS encoding rRNA pseudouridine synthase, putative family protein, which translates to MSKKSDFVIKPQKAAPPIDTSEWPLLLKNYDKLNVRTGHYTPLPHGSSPLCRDLSNYVKYGFINLDKPSNPSSHETVAWIKRILRCEKTGHSGTLDPKVTGVLLVCIDRATRLVKSQQGHGKEYVAIIKFHSQPESRSKVEKALQTLSGTLFQRPPLISAVKRQLRVRTIHETKMLDYDEAKSMATFWVKCEAGTYVRTLCIHMGLLLGCGAHMQELRRVRSGNISEYDNMVTMHDVLDAQYLLDNTNDESYIRRVISPLERLLTDHKRIVVKDSCVNAICYGAKLMIPGVLRFENGIELNEQIVLITTKGEAIAIGIAQMPTAVIASVDHGVVSVIKRVIMDRDTYSLRWGFGPRATEKKRLQSAGMLDDRGKPNEKTPVTWLKSEGFIPPMIGEDAKKRAQEGDEAESDAKRPKN; encoded by the exons ATGTCGAAAAAGAGCGACTTCGTGATAAAGCCTCAGAAGGCGGCACCGCCCATAGACACTTCTGAGTGGCCTCTGCTTTTAAAG AACTACGACAAGCTCAACGTGCGAACTGGACACTACACGCCCCTCCCGCATGGTTCCTCCCCACTGTGCCGCGACTTGTCGAATTACGTTAAATACGGTTTCATCAACTTGGACAAGCCCTCCAATCCGTCGTCCCACGAGACGGTCGCGTGGATCAAACGCATTTTGCGCTGTGAGAAGACGGGTCACAGTGGCACACTAGACCCCAAGGTCACGGGTGTTCTTTTGGTGTGCATAGACCGGGCGACTCGCCTCGTGAAGTCCCAGCAGGGCCATG GCAAGGAGTACGTGGCGATCATCAAGTTCCACTCTCAACCGGAGAGCCGGAGCAAGGTGGAAAAGGCGCTTCAGACGTTGAGCGGTACTTTATTTCAGAGACCGCCTCTCATTTCAGCCGTGAAACGGCAGCTGCGCGTGCGCACCATCCACGAGACCAAAATGCTTGACTACGACGAGGCCAAGTCCATGGCCACCTTCTGGGTCAAGTGCGAAGCCGGGACGTACGTGAGGACACTGTGCATCCACATGGGATTGCTGTTGGGCTGCGGCGCCCACATGCAGGAGCTGCGCAGGGTTCGTTCGGGCAACATTTCGGAGTACGACAACATGGTCACCATGCACGACGTGCTGGACGCCCAGTACCTCCTGGACAATACCAACGACGAGTCGTACATCAGACGCGTGATATCGCCTCTGGAACGCCTGCTCACCGACCACAAGCGCATCGTGGTGAAGGACAGTTGCGTAAACGCCATTTGTTACGGCGCGAAGCTTATGATCCCGGGCGTGTTGCGTTTCGAGAATGGCATCGAGCTGAACGAGCAGATCGTGCTGATCACCACGAAGGGGGAGGCAATCGCAATAGGCATTGCGCAGATGCCCACCGCAGTTATCGCATCGGTTGACCACGGCGTCGTTTCAGTTATCAAGCGCGTTATCATGGATCGCGACACCTACAGCCTGCGCTGGGGTTTCGGCCCCCGCGCGACGGAGAAGAAGCGGCTGCAGTCTGCGGGGATGCTTGACGACCGCGGGAAGCCGAATGAGAAGACGCCCGTCACGTGGTTGAAGAGCGAGGGCTTCATCCCACCCATGATTGGCGAGGATGCAAAGAAGCGAGCGCAGGAGGGTGATGAGGCCGAATCAGACGCCAAGAGGCCGAAAAACTGA
- a CDS encoding ATP-dependent DNA helicase, RecQ family protein, putative — translation MAAELQNRFACAQVENNYSEFFGTLSSALLPLSVSDDVKEHGGVCDSSSRAAYCITLDELAAFDPATYVDDQLPTIPFRHRQSVHRYRIGNVSAITSDAPGNGRGVGHSDAAAAREEDQDENYFGYAADDNVVKERYKYILPRNEESPPVPEPVSGDQCGAWSGRFEWTDIVHRINKEVFGNASFRPKQLEVINCILSGRDTFVVIPTGGGKSLCFQLPVVYDGTVGRNGVTVVVMPLVSLVHDQMKRLHALGIPCHALVGEMSRLDRENVLGDMRSDIDTSYMLFVTPERITSSKVLLNAFRDLEQRGRLSRFVLDEAHCVSEWGNDFRPDYKEMGLLKHEFPHVPVCAFTATATPQVINDVCAELRLRSPTIFKSSFNRPNLRYEVMPKDRNTNKAIEKLVEVIKERFAGSCGIIYCLSCNEVERVTQAVSKHVRAAPYHAQMQMHMRTGYYREWISGSVDVMVATLAFGMGIDKADVRFVIHFSMPKSIENYFQESGRAGRDGQVACCLIFYQFHDAQRLLTLGLGSDANSKSDKEQVNRKNILSVLAYCESGFLCRRKVLLEYLGETLRDACDVPCDTCSSNQEVKFVARNCQKEVIFICNGLITQGKQYERSNDAYTLVSLHKLLTQRNAGDHPLSGYLRRMGFTNDAAMTLLKRMIIHQILIERVARIAQQSYTSFYLRVNPQYRTYLHHMGALRFPIETNSNKRAPKQAAASSNKLPTNLKKAAASPKAPRTQKEKAERKPREPKKKETAEKKPREPKKAGAAVRKPREPKMKDAAEKKTRVRKTAAEGKLTDKTPSARAKAATEPEADIF, via the coding sequence ATGGCCGCGGAACTGCAGAATCGCTTCGCTTGCGCGCAGGTAGAAAATAACTACAGCGAGTTCTTCGGCACCTTATCGTCGGCGCTGCTTCCGTTATCTGTGTCTGATGACGTTAAGGAACACGGCGGAGTCTGTGATAGCTCCTCCCGTGCAGCTTACTGCATCACGCTAGACGAGCTTGCAGCGTTCGATCCCGCCACTTACGTGGATGACCAGCTGCCTACTATACCGTTCCGGCACAGGCAGTCGGTTCACCGGTACCGAATTGGCAATGTGAGCGCCATAACAAGCGATGCGCCTGGCAATGGACGTGGCGTGGGCCACTCGGATGCGGCCGCAGCAAGGGAGGAGGACCAGGATGAGAACTATTTCGGTTATGCCGCCGACGACAACGTCGTTAAAGAGCGCTACAAGTATATCCTGCCGAGGAATGAGGAATCGCCCCCCGTGCCTGAACCTGTCAGCGGCGACCAATGCGGCGCATGGTCTGGTCGCTTCGAGTGGACGGATATCGTACATCGCATAAACAAGGAAGTCTTCGGAAATGCCTCTTTCCGCCCCAAGCAGCTGGAGGTCATAAACTGCATACTCAGCGGCCGCGACACCTTCGTGGTTATACCCACCGGAGGCGGTAAGTCCCTTTGTTTCCAGCTGCCGGTGGTTTATGATGGCACCGTGGGGCGAAATGGAGTCACTGTGGTTGTTATGCCGCTGGTGTCGCTCGTACATGACCAAATGAAGAGGTTGCATGCGCTCGGAATTCCATGCCATGCGCTGGTCGGTGAGATGAGCCGCTTGGACAGAGAAAACGTGCTTGGCGACATGAGATCGGACATAGACACTTCGTACATGCTCTTCGTCACACCGGAGCGCATCACGAGCTCAAAGGTGCTGTTGAACGCCTTCCGGGATCTGGAACAACGGGGCAGGCTTTCACGCTTCGTGCTCGACGAGGCGCACTGCGTTAGCGAGTGGGGTAACGATTTCAGGCCTGATTACAAGGAAATGGGGCTGCTGAAACACGAGTTCCCGCACGTGCCTGTATGCGCCTTCaccgccaccgccacccCGCAGGTTATCAATGACGTGTGCGCGGAACTACGGCTCAGGTCGCCCACCATATTCAAGTCCAGCTTCAACCGACCCAACCTCCGCTACGAGGTCATGCCGAAGGACAGGAACACCAACAAGGCCATTGAGAAACTTGTGGAggtgataaaggagcggttCGCCGGGAGCTGCGGTATTATATACTGCCTCAGCTGCAACGAGGTTGAAAGGGTGACGCAGGCGGTTTCAAAGCACGTGAGGGCCGCTCCATACCATGCGCAGATGCAGATGCATATGAGGACAGGGTACTACAGGGAGTGGATATCGGGGTCCGTCGACGTCATGGTGGCCACGCTGGCGTTCGGTATGGGCATAGACAAGGCGGATGTGCGGTTCGTCATCCACTTCTCCATGCCGAAGTCCATAGAGAACTACTTCCAGGAGTCAGGGCGTGCTGGCAGGGATGGCCAGGTGGCGTGCTGCCTCATCTTCTACCAGTTCCATGACGCTCAGAGGCTGCTCACGCTGGGTCTGGGGTCGGATGCGAACAGTAAGAGCGACAAGGAACAAGTTAACAGGAAGAACATCCTTAGCGTGCTGGCGTATTGTGAGAGCGGCTTCTTGTGTCGGCgcaaggtgctgctggaATATTTGGGGGAAACGCTCAGGGACGCCTGCGACGTACCGTGTGACACGTGCTCGTCCAACCAGGAGGTGAAGTTCGTAGCGCGAAATTGCCAAAAGGAGGTCATATTCATATGCAATGGGCTCATAACCCAGGGAAAGCAGTACGAACGGTCGAACGACGCCTACACGCTCGTCAGCCTGCACAAGCTTCTCACGCAGCGCAACGCGGGGGACCACCCGCTCTCGGGATATCTGAGGAGAATGGGGTTCACTAACGACGCGGCGATGACGCTGCTCAAGCGCATGATCATACACCAGATCTTGATAGAGAGGGTGGCGCGCATCGCGCAGCAGAGCTACACCTCGTTTTACCTGCGGGTGAACCCCCAATATCGCACGTACCTCCACCACATGGGCGCCCTGAGGTTCCCCATCGAAACAAACAGCAACAAAAGGGCGCCCAAGCAAGCGGCTGCGTCGTCGAACAAGCTGCCAACCAACTTAAAGAAGGCCGCTGCATCACCGAAAGCGCCGCGAACGCAGAAGGAGAAAGCAGAACGCAAGCCGAGAGAACCTAAGAAAAAGGAGACGGCGGAGAAGAAGCCTCGAGAACCGAAGAAGGCCGGCGCAGCCGTGAGGAAGCCTAGGGAACCGAAGATGAAGGACGCTGCAGAAAAGAAAACCAGGGTGCGGAAAACCGCGGCGGAAGGGAAGCTGACAGACAAAACGCCATCTGCACGCGCCAAAGCTGCTACTGAGCCAGAGGCGGATATCTTTTAG